In Ogataea parapolymorpha DL-1 chromosome I, whole genome shotgun sequence, the following are encoded in one genomic region:
- a CDS encoding 60S ribosomal protein L8-B, whose product MAPKGKKVAPAPLSTKAAKSTGPKNPLFESTPRSFGIGQNIQPKRALNRFVKWPQYIRLQRQKKVLSMRLKVPPAIAQFANTLDRNTAAEVFKLLNKYRPETAAEKKERLTKEAAAIAEGKKKEDVSSKPFVVKYGLNHVVSLIENKKAKLVLIANDVDPIELVVFLPALCRKMGVPYAIVKGKARLGTLVHQKTSAVAALVDVRPEDEAALAKLVSTINANFIEKYEDQRRHWGGGVMGAKTNAKLAKRAKAAAVAAANAPKRVEA is encoded by the coding sequence ATGGCTCCAAAAGGAAAGAAGGTCGCCCCAGCTCCTTTGTCGACCAAGGCTGCTAAGAGCACTGGTCCAAAGAACCCTTTGTTTGAGTCCACTCCAAGAAGCTTTGGTATTGGACAAAACATCCAACCAAAGAGAGCCTTGAACAGATTTGTCAAGTGGCCACAATACATCAGACTGCAGAGACAAAAGAAGGTGCTCTCGATGAGATTGAAGGTTCCTCCAGCTATTGCTCAATTTGCCAACACTTTGGACAGAAACACTGCTGCCGAGGTTTTCAAGCTCCTGAACAAGTACAGACCAGAgactgctgctgagaagaaagagagaCTCACTAAGgaggctgctgccattgctgagggcaagaagaaggaggacgtTTCATCCAAGCCATTTGTTGTCAAGTACGGTTTGAACCACGTTGTTTCTTTGATCGAGAACAAGAAGGCCAAATTGGTGTTGATTGCCAACGATGTCGATCCAATCGAGCTGGTTGTCTTCCTGCCAGCTCTGTGCAGAAAGATGGGTGTTCCATACGCTATCGTCAAGGGTAAGGCTAGATTGGGAACCCTTGTTCACCAGAAGACCAgtgctgttgctgctttGGTCGACGTTAGACCAGAGGACGAGGCTGCTTTGGCCAAGCTCGTTTCCACCATCAACGCTAACTTCATCGAAAAGTACGAGGACCAGAGAAGACACTGGGGTGGAGGTGTGATGGGTGCTAAGACCAATGCTAAGCTGGCCAAGAGAGCcaaggctgctgctgttgctgctgccaacgcTCCAAAGAGAGTCGAGGCATAA
- a CDS encoding Transporter of the ATP-binding cassette (ABC) family involved in bile acid transport, whose amino-acid sequence MSLELSNSTLCDSYWAVDDFTACGRQLVESWVSVPLVLSALVVAFNLLRNSLASEKTDPYSKLDAEQQPLLQNGHALYTSSIESDNTDIFQRHFDIALLKPVKDDGKPIGVVRIVYRDTAEKLKVALEEILLISQTVLAFLALSRLEDISESRFLLVKYINFSLWLYLTVITSARLLNVTKGFSANRVDLWYHCAILYNLQWFNSVMLFRSALLHHVSGTYGYWFYVTQFVINTLLCLTNGLEKLSDKPAIVYEEEGVIPSPETTSSLIDIMTYGYLDKMVFSSYWKPITMEEVWGLRYDDYSHDVLIRFHKLKSSIRFTLRLFLQFKKELALQTLCTCIEALLIFVPPLCLKKILEYIESPHTKSRSMAWFYVLIMFGSGVIACSFSGRGLFLGRRICTRMRSILIGEIYSKALRRRLGSTDKEKTTEEEDDKSAKSKKEDEPSNKELGGIINLMAVDAFKVSEIGGYLHYFPNSFVMAAVAIYMLYKLLGWSSLIGTATLIAILPINYMLVEKLSKYQKQMLLVTDKRIQKTNEAFQNIRIIKYFAWEDKFADTIMKIREEELGYLVGRCVVWALLIFLWLVVPTIVTLITFYAYTVIQGNPLTSPIAFTALSLFTLLRGPLDALADMLSMVMQCKVSLDRVEDFLNEPETTKYQQLSAPRGPNSPLIGFENATFYWSKNSKAEFALKDLNIDFKVGKLNVVIGPTGSGKSSLLLALLGEMDLDKGNVFLPGAIPRDDLTPNPVTGLMESVAYCSQTAWLLNATVKDNIIFASPFNQERYDAVIHACGLTRDLSILEAGDETEIGEKGITLSGGQKQRVSLARALYSSASYLLLDDCLSAVDSHTAVHIYDYCINGELMKGRTCILVSHNVSLTVKEADFVVMMDNGRIKAQGSVDELMQEGLLNEEVVKSVMQSRSASTANLAALDDNSPISSEAIAEGLAKKTQKPEQSKKSKLIEDETKSDGSVKPEIYYAYFRYFGNPALWIMIAFLFIGSQSVNVYQSYWLRRWSAIEDKRDLSAFSNSNDMTLFLFPTFHSINWHRPLVNYALQPFGLAVEERSTMYYITIYTLIGLAFATLGSSRVILTFIGGLNVSRKIFKDLLDKLLHAKLRFFDQTPIGRIMNRFSKDIEAIDQELALYAEEFVTYLISCLSTLVVVCAVTPAFLVAGVLILLVYYGVGVLYLELSRDLKRFESITKSPIHQHFSETLVGMTTIRAYGDERRFLKQNFEKIDVNNRPFWYVWVNNRWLAYRSDMIGAFIIFFAAAFAVAYSDKIDAGLAGISLSFSVSFRYTAVWVVRMYAYVEMSMNSVERVQEYIEQTPQEPPKYLPQDPVNSWPSNGVIDVQNICIRYSPELPRVIDNVSFHVNAGEKIGVVGRTGAGKSTIITSFFRFVDLESGSIKIDGLDISKIGLKPLRKGLTIIPQDPTLFSGTIRSNLDIFGEYGDLQMFEALRRVNLISVDDYQRIVDGNGAAVADETAQARGDNVNKFLDLDSTVSEGGGNLSQGERQLLCLARSILKMPKILMLDEATASIDYESDAKIQATIREEFSSSTVLTIAHRLKTIIDYDKILLLDHGKVKEYDHPYKLITNKKSDFRKMCQDTGEFDDLVNLAKQAYRK is encoded by the coding sequence ATGAGTCTTGAGTTGTCAAATAGCACTCTGTGCGACTCATATTGGGCAGTAGACGACTTCACCGCGTGTGGAAggcagctggtggagagcTGGGTATCAGTTCCGTTGGTTCTGTCTGCTTTGGTAGTGGCTTTTAATTTGCTGCGTAATTCCCTCGCTTcagaaaaaacagatccTTATTCGAAACTAGACGCCGAACAACAACCACTACTACAGAATGGTCATGCCCTGTATACCTCTTCGATTGAATCCGACAATACCGATATTTTCCAGAGACATTTCGACATAGCATTGCTCAAACCCGTCAAGGATGATGGTAAGCCCATTGGTGTCGTCCGCATCGTTTACCGCGACACCGCTGAGAAATTGAAGGTTGCCCTTGAAGAGATCCTTCTGATATCCCAAACTGTTCTTGCATTTCTCGCATTGTCCCGTCTTGAGGACATTTCAGAGTCCCGTTTCCTGCTTGTGAAATACATTAATTTTTCGCTGTGGCTTTATCTGACGGTGATAACTTCTGCTAGACTTCTAAACGTTACCAAGGGGTTTTCCGCAAACAGAGTGGATCTCTGGTACCATTGTGCGATTCTCTACAATCTACAATGGTTTAATTCGGTCATGCTATTCCGCTCAGCACTTCTACACCATGTGTCTGGCACGTATGGCTACTGGTTCTACGTCACGCAATTTGTCATTAATACTCTCCTGTGTCTCACAAATGgtcttgaaaaattgtCTGATAAGCCAGCCATTGTGTATGAGGAGGAAGGAGTGATACCCTCCCCAGAGAccacctcgtccttgatAGATATTATGACGTATGGCTATCTCGACAAGATGGTATTTTCTTCATATTGGAAACCAATCACCATGGAAGAAGTTTGGGGGCTGCGTTACGATGATTACTCTCACGATGTGCTTATCAGATtccacaagctgaagaGTTCCATCAGATTCACCCTCCGTCTTTTCCTGCAATTTAAAAAAGAGCTAGCTTTGCAAACGTTGTGCACCTGTATCGAGGCGcttttgatttttgtgCCGCCTTTGTGTCTCAAGAAGATCTTGGAGTACATTGAATCTCCACATACCAAGTCCAGGAGCATGGCATGGTTCTATGTGCTCATCATGTTTGGATCCGGAGTTATTGCGTGCTCGTTTTCGGGAAGAGGTTTATTTCTAGGCAGAAGAATCTGCACGCGTATGCGGTCGATATTAATCGGCGAAATTTATTCCAAGGCCCTGAGAAGACGACTCGGTTCGACGGACAAAGAGAAGACCActgaagaggaggacgatAAGTCGGCTAAGTCCAAGAAAGAGGACGAGCCTTCGAATAAGGAATTGGGTGGTATTATCAATTTGATGGCCGTGGACGCCTTCAAAGTGTCAGAGATTGGTGGCTACCTCCATTATTTTCCTAACTCGTTCGTGATGGCTGCTGTTGCAATCTACATGTTGTACAAGCTTCTTGGCTGGTCCTCCCTGATAGGAACTGCAACCCTAATAGCCATTTTGCCTATCAATTACATGCTGGTAGAAAAACTCAGCAAGtaccagaaacagatgcTTTTGGTGACCGACAAGCGTATACAGAAGACAAACGAGGCGTTCCAAAATATTAGGATCATCAAATACTTTGCCTGGGAGGACAAGTTTGCCGACACCATCATGAAAATCAGAGAGGAGGAGCTCGGCTATTTGGTTGGCAGATGTGTCGTTTGGGCGCTCCTGATTTTTCTCTGGCTCGTGGTGCCTACTATTGTCACCCTGATCACTTTCTATGCCTACACGGTGATCCAGGGGAACCCTTTGACGTCGCCGATCGCGTTTACCGCGCTTTCGTTGTTTACGTTACTGAGGGGTCCTCTGGACGCACTGGCTGACATGCTTTCCATGGTTATGCAGTGCAAAGTTTCTCTTGATAGGGTGGAGGATTTTCTGAACGAGCCTGAGACTACTAAGTACCAGCAATTGTCAGCTCCTAGAGGTCCAAACTCGCCTCTAATTGGTTTTGAAAATGCCACCTTCTACTGGAGCAAAAACAGCAAGGCCGAGTTTGCGCTCAAAGATCTCAATATCGACTTCAAGGTTGGCAAGCTGAATGTGGTGATTGGGCCAACTGGGTCGGGCAAAAGTTCGCTGCTGCTCGCTCTTCTTGGAGAGATGGACCTTGACAAAGGTAACGTTTTTCTCCCGGGTGCCATTCCACGAGACGACCTGACCCCGAATCCTGTGACCGGCCTGATGGAGTCCGTGGCCTACTGTTCGCAGACAGCGTGGCTACTAAATGCCACAGTGAAGGACAATATCATTTTTGCATCACCGTTCAACCAAGAAAGATACGACGCCGTGATCCATGCTTGTGGACTTACGAGAGACCTcagcattttggaggccgGCGACGAGACCGAGATCGGCGAAAAGGGTATCACATTGTCGGGCGGACAGAAACAACGTGTTTCGCTGGCCAGAGCGCTGTACTCGTCGGCCTCGTAccttctgctggacgactGTTTGTCGGCTGTTGACTCTCATACGGCGGTGCACATTTACGACTACTGTATCAACGGAGAGTTGATGAAGGGCAGAACGTGCATTCTTGTGTCGCATAACGTCTCTCTGACAGTCAAGGAGGCCGACTTCGTGGTCATGATGGACAACGGCCGTATCAAGGCCCAAGGAAgcgtggacgagctgatgCAGGAGGGtctgctgaacgaggaaGTGGTGAAGAGCGTGATGCAGTCGCGGTCGGCGTCGACTGCCAATTTGGCGGCACTGGATGATAACTCGCCGATTTCCAGCGAGGCCATCGCCGAAGGgcttgccaaaaaaacTCAGAAACCGGAACAGAGCAAGAAATCAAAACTCATTGAGGACGAGACCAAGTCGGACGGTTCTGTCAAACCCGAGATCTACTACGCTTACTTCAGGTATTTTGGCAACCCTGCCCTGTGGATTATGATAGCCTTCCTATTCATTGGCTCTCAGTCTGTCAACGTCTACCAGTCGTATTGGCTGAGACGCTGGTCGGCCATCGAAGACAAGCGGGACCTTTCTGCATTTTCCAACTCCAATGACATGACTCTGTTTCTCTTCCCTACATTCCACAGCATCAACTGGCACAGGCCGCTTGTGAACTATGCTTTGCAACCGTTCGGGCTGGCAGTGGAGGAGCGCAGCACGATGTATTATATTACCATCTATACCCTGATTGGTCTGGCGTTTGCAACGCTTGGGTCGAGCCGTGTGATTCTGACGTTCATAGGTGGTCTCAATGTGTCGAGAAAGATCTTTAAGGATTTGTTGGATAAGCTACTGCATGCGAAGCTGCGTTTCTTCGACCAGACTCCAATTGGCCGCATCATGAACAGATTCTCCAAGGACATCGAGGCGATCGATCAGGAACTCGCACTGTACGCCGAAGAGTTTGTCACGTACTTGATTTCGTGTCTGTCGACGCTCGTTGTTGTTTGTGCGGTGACGCCGGCATTCTTGGTGGCCGGTGTGCTGATACTATTAGTGTATTACGGCGTGGGTGTTCTGTATCTGGAGCTCTCGAGAGACCTAAAACGGTTCGAGTCCATCACCAAGTCACCTATCCACCAACACTTCTCCGAGACGCTAGTTGGCATGACCACAATCAGAGCTTATGGAGATGAAAGACGGTTCCTGAAACAGaactttgagaagatcGACGTCAACAACCGTCCATTCTGGTATGTCTGGGTCAACAACAGGTGGCTGGCGTACAGATCCGATATGATTGGCGCGTTCATCATCTTTTTCGCTGCAGCCTTTGCGGTGGCGTACTCAGATAAGATCGATGCCGGACTGGCTGGTATTTCGCTCTCTTTCTCCGTGTCTTTCAGATACACAGCCGTCTGGGTGGTCAGAATGTACGCCTACGTGGAAATGAGCATGAATTCTGTCGAGAGAGTGCAAGAGTACATTGAACAGACTCCTCAGGAGCCACCAAAATACCTACCACAGGATCCTGTCAATTCGTGGCCGTCGAACGGCGTAATTGACGTGCAGAACATATGCATCAGATACAGCCCGGAGCTGCCGCGCGTGATCGACAACGTGTCGTTCCACGTGAACGCCGGCGAGAAGATCGGAGTGGTCGGACGCACGggtgctggaaaatctACCATCATCACGAGTTTCTTCCGGTTTGTGGACCTCGAAAGCGGCAGCATCAAAATTGACGGCCTTGACATCTCGAAGATCGGCCTCAAACCACTGCGGAAGGGCCTCACCATTATTCCGCAGGACCCGACCCTATTTTCGGGCACGATCCGGTCGAACCTGGACATCTTCGGCGAGTACGGCGATCTGCAGATGTTCGAAGCTCTTCGCCGTGTCAACCTCATTTCCGTTGACGACTACCAGAGAATCGTGGACGGCAACGGTGCCGCAGTCGCGGACGAGACTGCCCAGGCCCGCGGAGACAACGTGAACAAatttttggatttggacTCGACTGTCTCCGAGGGAGGCGGCAACCTGTCGCAGGGAGAGCGTCAGCTGCTCTGTCTTGCACGCTCGATCCTGAAAATGCCAAAGATCCTgatgctggacgaggccacagcgtcgatcgactACGAGTCGGACGCCAAAATCCAGGCCACCATCAGAGAGGAGTTCTCGAGCAGCACTGTTCTCACGATTGCACACAGACTCAAGACCATCATCGACTACGACAAAATTCTCCTGCTGGACCACGGCAAGGTCAAGGAGTACGACCATCCTTACAAGCTCATCACCAACAAAAAATCCGATTTCCGAAAAATGTGTCAGGATACGGGCGAGTTTGACGATCTGGTCAACCTCGCCAAGCAGGCATATAGGAAATAA
- a CDS encoding Amino acid transporter produces MDNENDHLLGSLDKNKTPNADLIDEENPLTHQLAPELILQQHMLDEMNYLQEMEDTPHGRHLGVYSMTMMILQRIIGSGIFAVPALIYRDVGGSPALFFLVWVIAGYVSFAGLYCFLELGRVIPRSGGMKVFLEYIYYKPRMFTSVLYNTYSVAFGFTITNAIIFGEYTLYALGWDNVDGMAPKYVGCAYVVLVSVVIGFSTNLGVRMSNFTGALKLVLLAIMSLTGFYVLLLPSTITGVTNNLHWDGFFAAKRSISSSSFISALLKAIFSFGGWHTAHIVTNEIKDPVRTLSIAGPLALLIVNLSYLLVNLSYLVVIPDAELNGSGELVGSLLYEKLFGYTLGRQCLTMTVAISSAGNILTVMFHISRMNQEIFREGFLPFSRFFASNWPFGAPLRALLFPLAISCFFLLIPTPDNVYDYIINLESYPLQLFVGLTVAGIFVLKYRVPGYHTSNRLLVVHASAIIALSLFLFVAPLNPFRPADFKGFPNYAYTSLSILLLCILYWAYTFVWAPKWGRYTLHPVQDTLSDGLVVKQWEKKQQE; encoded by the coding sequence ATGGATAACGAAAATGACCATTTGTTGGGATCTTTGGACAAAAACAAGACACCAAACGCTGACCTTATAGATGAAGAAAACCCACTGACACACCAGCTGGCTCCCGAGCTtattctccagcagcacatGCTAGACGAGATGAATTATCTCCAGGAGATGGAAGACACGCCACATGGCCGTCATCTGGGCGTTTACTCCATGACCATGATGATCCTGCAACGTATAATTGGGTCTGGCATCTTTGCCGTGCCGGCTTTGATCTACCGCGATGTTGGGGGCTCGCCTGCGCTGTTCTTTCTCGTGTGGGTCATAGCTGGCTATGTAAGCTTTGCTGGTCTGTACTGTTTCCTGGAGCTAGGACGGGTGATTCCGCGCAGTGGTGGGATGAAAGTGTTTTTGGAATACATCTACTACAAACCACGGATGTTCACGAGTGTGCTCTACAACACGTATTCTGTTGCGTTTGGCTTCACTATTACTAATGCAATTATATTTGGCGAATATACGCTATATGCGCTTGGCTGGGACAACGTGGACGGAATGGCACCAAAATACGTTGGCTGTGCCTACGTCGTGCTGGTTTCTGTGGTGATTGGGTTTTCGACAAATCTGGGGGTCAGGATGTCAAATTTCACGGGAGCTCTGAAACTGGTGCTTTTAGCAATCATGTCGCTGACGGGGTTTTACGTGCTTTTGCTGCCTTCTACTATCACAGGAGTCACGAACAACCTCCACTGGGACGGATTCTTTGCCGCAAAACGCTCGATTTcatccagctcgttcatcAGCGCTCTGCTCAAGGCCATATTCTCGTTCGGGGGCTGGCATACCGCTCACATCGTCACCAATGAAATCAAGGACCCCGTCCGAACTTTGTCCATAGCTGGGCCCCTTGCGCTCCTCATAGTCAACCTTTCGTACCTTCTGGTCAATCTCAGCTACCTGGTTGTGATCCCGGACGCGGAACTGAACGGTTCTGGTGAACTGGTGGGCAGTCTCCTGTACGAAAAATTATTTGGCTACACCCTTGGCCGCCAGTGTCTCACCATGACGGTGGCCATTTCGTCCGCCGGAAACATCCTCACGGTGATGTTCCACATCTCCAGAATGAACCAGGAGATATTCCGCGAAGGGTTCCTACCCTTTAGCAGGTTTTTCGCATCGAACTGGCCATTTGGCGCGCCTCTGCGGGCCCTGCTATTTCCCTTGGCCATCTCGTGCTTCTTCCTTCTCATCCCAACCCCTGACAACGTCTACGACTACATCATCAACCTCGAAAGTTATCCACTGCAGCTCTTTGTCGGACTTACCGTGGCTGGCATATTTGTGCTAAAATATAGAGTTCCTGGCTACCACACGAGCAACCGGCTGCTTGTTGTGCACGCGTCCGCCATAATTGCGCTCtcgctgtttctgtttgtgGCTCCGCTCAACCCTTTCAGACCAGCAGACTTCAAGGGCTTCCCGAACTACGCATACACCTCGCTCAGCATCCTGTTACTATGTATACTTTATTGGGCCTATACATTTGTGTGGGCCCCAAAATGGGGCCGATATACGCTTCACCCGGTCCAGGACACGCTGAGCGACGGCCTGGTGGTGAAACAgtgggaaaaaaaacagcAAGAATGA
- a CDS encoding putative secreted protein — translation MLLLVCLSFFLRISLSATITTTVASADAQKLVFSANAGVLQVFLNDFASRFDDYTSYMNSAGIPFPGSLVQFYMNVEQASTNQAAVTSMLVSDFPMSEFKTYISVFPWYSSLLSAGGDSTIYLTQDVVSKTVAVYEESNRFDLMVVSATTSASATSAASSSAASSKSSSSSSLRSSSSSSLFSSSSLSASSTGSASKLIVPCCGLFLLGILI, via the coding sequence atgctgctgcttgtgtGTCTGAGCTTCTTCCTGCGTATTAGTCTGTCGGCCACCATCACCACTACTGTTGCCTCAGCGGACGCGCAAAAGCTGGTTTTTAGTGCAAATGCGGGCGTGCTCCAGGTGTTTTTGAATGATTTTGCTTCCCGATTCGACGATTATACCTCATATATGAATTCTGCCGGGATACCTTTTCCAGGGTCGCTGGTGCAATTTTATATGAACGTCGAGCAGGCAAGTACTAACCAGGCAGCGGTCACCTCAATGTTGGTGAGCGACTTCCCAATGTCTGAATTCAAAACGTACATTTCTGTCTTCCCATGGTACAGCTCTCTTCTCTCTGCTGGAGGTGATTCGACAATCTACTTGACGCAGGATGTGGTTTCCAAAACGGTCGCCGTGTATGAGGAGTCCAACCGGTTTGATCTCATGGTGGTGTCGGCCACAACCTCTGCTTCGGCCACCTCTGCAGCTTCGTCTTCTGCAGCATCCAGCAAGTCTAGCTCATCATCCTCTTTGAgatcctcttcttccagttcccttttttccagctcctctctATCAGCTAGTTCCACAGGCAGCGCCTCCAAGCTGATTGTGCCCTGTTGCGGACTTTTTCTGCTAGGAATATTAATATAG
- a CDS encoding Chitin synthase 1 has protein sequence MPENFNENPFEDFPESPRKPESIYTPISSPRKQSPSKAALKYSPAISFKRSDSELFGNSTANRFIMAAEKTGATPRAAYTTSESPTRSKPAFVRTNSDDDDDIFSAKSDDFTKSLRSDRTLETPRPIFSASAYTAANASPFKSSIPKLDASRESSQSSQSTLSMAMADLVKQDTNPSLFDRDTLGSQTIDEEYNFTTSLDGKLFDELPKDFQPRRNNYRTTQKTFKSKNGNLVLDNPIPSTLYNFLPIKGEDEFDYMKYSAVTTGPDEFAEEGFSLRTCDMGRETEIVVCITMYNEDEVSLTRTLHAVFRNIAYLSRRQNSRTWGKDSWKKVVVMIVADGRNKISPGVLQILSAIGIYQEGIAKSLVNQKEVQAHLFEYTAQLSIDEDLKFSGIEKGICPVQLVFCLKEKNAKKINSHRWLFNAVCPVLEPKVCVLLDVGTRPCDSAVYNLWKAFDYDSNVAGAAGEIVAMKGKLWKKLANPLVASQNFEYKMSNILDKPCESVFGYISVLPGALSAYRYAALKNHEDGTGPLNAYFKGENTDGAADAGIFSANMYLAEDRILAWELVAKKDAKWVLKYVKSAQGETDVPEALSEFISQRRRWLNGAFFAAVYSQAKFFQIWKTDHSTLRKLFLHIEFVYQFFTLLFTFFSISNFYLTFYYLAGSLINLAGTGGKVLFEIMNYLCLCTLLGMLVISMGNRPQGAPKLFLAAVILLTVCGTYAIISGFYFMVLMVKENKAGSAGGLSFASICVSLASTYGLYVLMSILYLDPWHILSSSIQYFFLLPAYTCLLQIYAFCNTHDVTWGTKGENQPVSSLGSATIVTNEEGQEVIKLEIVGDQRDIDSMYTENLYQLKERRKTPVKMRDGGAVKPQISSEDYYRDVRSRVVLLWTIANVVLVMTITQIYQPDSIKNNKYLAVILWSVFGFALFRFVGSFSFLVHLLLRKIVIAKSKWDIKRSSRDEKNEMVML, from the exons ATGCCAGAAAACTTCAATGAAAACCCCTTTGAAGACTTCCCGGAGTCTCCAAGAAAGCCGGAAAGCATTTATACCCCAATATCATCCCCGAGGAAGC AATCTCCATCAAAGGCAGCTTTGAAATACTCGCCAGCAATTTCGTTCAAAAGGAGTGACTCTGAGCTGTTTGGAAATAGCACAGCAAATAGGTTCATTATGGCAGCTGAGAAAACAGGAGCTACTCCGAGAGCAGCCTACACCACCAGCGAGTCTCCCACCAGATCCAAACCAGCTTTTGTGAGAACTAATtctgatgatgatgacgacATATTTAGTGCTAAGAGTGATGACTTTACTAAGTCTTTGCGCAGTGACCGAACTCTAGAGACCCCACGGCCGATTTTCTCTGCCTCTGCCTACACAGCCGCTAATGCTAGCCCGTTTAAATCGTCAATTCCTAAGCTGGACGCATCCAGAGAATCTTCGCAGTCGTCCCAATCCACCCTGAGCATGGCTATGGCCGACCTGGTCAAGCAAGATACCAATCCATCTCTTTTTGATCGTGATACTCTCGGATCCCAAACTATCGATGAAGAATACAATTTCACCACCAGTCTTGATGGAAAGCTATTTGACGAGCTTCCAAAGGATTTCCAgccaagaagaaacaacTACAGAACGACCCAGAAGACGTTCAAGTCAAAAAATGGTAATCTGGTGCTCGATAACCCAATTCCGTCCACGCTTTACAACTTCTTGCCGATCAAGGGAGAAGATGAGTTCGACTACATGAAGTACTCGGCGGTTACTACAGGTCCAGATGAGTTTGCTGAGGAAGGTTTCAGTTTGAGAACATGCGACATGGGAAGAGAGACAGAGATCGTTGTTTGCATTACAATGTATAACGAAGACGAGGTTTCTTTGACAAGAACCTTGCATGCGGTGTTCCGAAACATTGCCTATCTTTCCAGAAGACAAAATAGCAGAACTTGGGGCAAGGATTCCTGGAAGAAAGTCGTTGTCATGATTGTTGCCGATGGACGGAACAAGATCTCTCCTGGCGTTTTGCAAATTCTCTCTGCAATTGGTATTTACCAGGAAGGGATTGCCAAATCTCTTGTCAACCAGAAAGAGGTCCAGGCCCATCTATTTGAGTACACTGCTCAATTGTCCATTGATGAGGATTTGAAGTTCAGTGGTATCGAGAAAGGTATTTGTCCTGTGCAATTGGTTTTCTGTTTGAAAGAGAAGAATGCCAAAAAGATTAACTCCCATAGGTGGCTCTTCAATGCAGTTTGTCCTGTTTTGGAACCCAAAGTGTgtgttcttcttgatgttggTACCCGTCCTTGTGACAGCGCTGTTTATAACCTGTGGAAGGCGTTTGACTACGATTCCAACGTCGCTGGtgcagctggagaaattgTTGCCATGAAAGGTAAATTGTGGAAAAAACTGGCCAATCCATTGGTTGCTTCGCAGAACTTTGAGTACAAAATGTCGAACATTCTCGACAAACCATGCGAGTCCGTGTTTGGCTACATCTCCGTCTTGCCAGGTGCACTGTCCGCCTACAGATACGCCGCTTTGAAGAATCACGAAGACGGCACTGGCCCGCTAAATGCCTACTTCAAGGGAGAGAACACCGACGGCGCAGCCGACGCTGGAATATTCTCTGCCAACATGTATCTTGCCGAGGACAGAATTCTAGCCTGGGAACttgttgccaaaaaagaTGCCAAATGGGTCCTCAAGTACGTGAAGAGTGCTCAGGGAGAAACGGATGTTCCTGAGGCGCTGTCTGAATTCATCTcgcaaagaagaaggtggCTGAACGGTGCATTCTTTGCTGCCGTGTATTCGCAAGCTAAATTCTTTCAAATCTGGAAAACCGACCACTCGACTTTGAGAAAGCTTTTCTTGCACATCGAATTCGTCTACCAGTTCTTCACATTGTTGTTCACattcttctccatctccaacTTCTATCTGACCTTCTATTATCTTGCTGGCTCTCTAATCAATCTTGCTGGTACTGGTGGAAAGGTGCTGTTTGAAATCATGAATTACCTGTGTTTATGCACACTACTAGGCATGTTAGTGATCTCCATGGGCAACAGACCGCAGGGAGCTCCAAAAttgtttttggcagcagtTATCCTGCTCACTGTTTGTGGCACATACGCAATCATTTCCGGATTCTACTTCATGGTGCTCATGGTGAAAGAAAACAAGGCTGGAAGCGCAGGGGGTCTCAGCTTTGCCTCCATTTGCGTCAGTTTGGCGTCCACGTACGGTCTGTACGTGCTCATGTCGATTCTTTATTTGGACCCGTGGCACATtctctcgtcgtccatcCAGTACTTCTTCCTGCTGCCAGCCTACACCTGTCTGCTGCAGATCTACGCTTTCTGCAACACTCACGATGTCACGTGGGGTACCAAGGGAGAGAACCAGCCTGTTTCGAGTTTGGGATCTGCCACGATTGTGACCAACGAGGAGGGCCAAGAGGtgatcaagctggagaTCGTGGGCGACCAGAGAGACATCGACTCGATGTACACAGAGAATCTGTATCAGCTGAAggagagaagaaagaccCCTGTTAAGATGAGAGACGGCGGAGCCGTGAAACCACAAATCAGCTCGGAGGACTACTACAGAGACGTGCGTTCGCGAGTGGTGCTCCTGTGGACGATCGCCAACGTAGTTTTGGTGATGACCATCACGCAGATTTACCAGCCAGACTCaatcaagaacaacaagtACCTGGCGGTGATTCTTTGGAGCGTTTTCGGATTTGCACTATTCCGTTTCGTGggctcgttctcgttcttggttcatcttctgctgcgcaagatTGTCATTGCCAAGAGCAAATGGGATATAAAAAGAAGCTCCCGAGACGAGAAGAATGAGATGGTGATGCTATAA